DNA from Candidatus Lokiarchaeota archaeon:
AACACACTTGTACAAGGTATGTTCAAGTGGCTCTAGATTGTCCAGATCTTCAGGATTTACGGTCTTGTGTGGAAGAACGTCAAAGAGTTTCTGTGCTCCAGAAGAAACATTTCCATATCCAGCGAAGCCCACTACAAATGGAAGAGTAGATTGGGGAAGACCCTGGTTCTCTATTCTTTCACCCAGTTTCTTGAACTCTTGTCGAAGCTCGCCAAGCCCATCGCAATCGAGAGTTGCCTTTAACTCTAGAAATGGATTAGGATCGAGTTGTTCATACTGAAGTCTTTGACCGAGAAGCCTCAGTGTATCAGAGATTCCAGCCATGCCAGCCCAGTTGCCAAAATAGACGAGCCGCGATCCTTCATCATTGACAATAAGCTCATAATCGAGAAGTGTTGCGCCAGTATTCATTATATGTCTGAGCATGGGCATATTATGTTCTTGACCTTTGATTGTATGACTAAAGAAAGCATAGACTTTGTTAGGTTCAAAAACAGAATCGGGCATCTCTTTAAGACCAAGGATAACCGATGCGTCGCTACCCTTGACTTTTGATAGAGTTGCGCCTACATCTTTGTATTCTTTGTCGTCGAAAGCTCGTTGGTCACTCGGTTCAACAATAAAATCAATGCTTTCATCTGAAATGAGCTTGCCTACATGTTCAGGTACCAGAGGGGTTCTAGCTTCAAAAGCTTTCTCTTCCTTGCGAATAGCGAGAGTAACCATGCATTCACCAGCTTTCAACAAATGTCTTGGTGGATATTGAATGTCGCTAGAAACATCGATTTAACATTTTCCTCTCAGAAACATATTACAGACTTTGAAATTTGGAACAGGTGTTCTACTATTTCTGGTGAGCGCAGTGAAATTGTACCTATTTCTATATGATTGTAATAGCTCAAAAGGGGCAAATTCCAAAAGGGTTTCATTCACAAAGAAGCTATATGGCTACAAGTACAAATGGAAAACTACGGGAGGATATAAGGAACGTAGAAAACCCGGTCTTCTCGACACGTGCAAAGATGCAAGAAGAGTAAATGATTCTGCTATAGTAGTTCCGGAGATATGTTACCAGGAATGTTTAGATCTCTTCAACAGATTTCAAGATATACTTGAATTCCGTATTTTTGAAGTAGTCAACGAGATATTACAATGAAAGAATATAAAGTTGTTACACGTGTTCCACTTTTCTCTATGACCCCCTTGTTTCATGTAGAAAAAATAAGAAGAAATAAGAGGGTCTATGGAAAGGTATATATATAAGTTAGTCTATATTCATTTTATCTCCATTTTTCTAAAGGATAGACAACTAGCTTTTCAGCTTCTCCATTTTTCATTTCCACTGGAAATAGAGGGGAGTTACTCATGTATTACAGATAATACAACATTAGAACACGTGTAACAAATCTTCATTCACCACAAGACTGATAGCGTAACTTAATTTTTCCTGAAGTTGAAGTAGCCTTGGCCCAGATCGGAGGCAAATAATTGACAAAAGTTGATACTCTTTTGGAAGATACACCTGGAAAGGAAGTTCTACTATTGGCTAACGAAGCCATTGCAAGAGGGGTACTCGAATCTGCTGTTCGTCTTGTGGCATTATATCCTGGAACCCCAAGTAGTGAGATTGGTAACAATCTTGCCAGAATGGCACCTCATCTTGAAAACTTCTACTTTGAATTTAGTTCGAATGAGAAGGTAGCCATGGAAGTTGCAGGTGCTGCCGCCATTTCTGGAGCAAGATCCATGATGGTTTGCAAGGGACCAGGACTTAATGTTGCAGCAGATCCATTCTTCTCGCTAGCATATGTGGGTGTCAGGGCTGGCATGGTTATTGTCGTAGCTGATGATCCAAGTATGTGGAGTTCCCAGAATGAGAACGATTCGCGATACTATGCCTTAATGGGAAACATGCCAATGCTTGAGCCTGCTGATCCTATTGAGGCGAAAGAGATGCTTCATAAGGCGTATGAATACTCTGAACGTCTCGAATTACCCTTTCTTCTTCGTACGACTACTCGTGTTAATCATACGCGTGCCCCAATCATTTATGATGACATTCCAGCTCGTCCTGAAACGGTATCTTTCGAAAAGGACCCTTTCCGTTTTGTTCCCGTTCCAGCTGTGGCTAGGAAACGACATCCATGGCTTTTGGAACAAATAGAAAAAGCTCGAGAAATTTCCAACTCCTCCGAACTCAATTTCTTTGAGAGTTCAGGAGACTTCGGTATCATTACTAGTGGAGTCTCGTATAACTATGTTCTTGAAGCGTTATCAACAATGGAAATCGATGCTGAGATACTAAAGATTGGGATGTCACATCCTGTTCCAGATGAGAAGATTAAGGAACTTCTCGGTCGACATGAACGAATAGTCATCGTTGAGGAGCTTCAGCCTTTTCTTGAAACTCATGCCCGAAGAATAGCCCAGCTACAGGAAATTAATGTAACCATCCTCGGAAAAGAACAAGATTACTTCCCTGAGGTATACGAATATACTCCTAAGATTGTAATGAATGCATTTTCAAAAATGATGAATCGGGAGTCACCTGTTGACTGGGAAGACATCGAAGATACCAAGAAGGAGTTACCAGAACTCCCTCCTCGTCCCCCTCTTCTGTGTCCCGGTTGCCCTCACCGAGCAACTTACTACGCAATTCGAACTGCTACTCGTGGAAAGGCCATCTATCCTTCAGATATTGGCTGTTACACGTTGAGTATTTCTCCTCCCTTGGAAACAGCTGATATCCTCTTTGATATGGGTTCTTCAGTTACCACGGCTTGTGGAATTGCTCGCGTAACGGATCAGGATGTTGTTGCTTCTATAGGTGACAGTACTTTCTTTGCTTCGGGTTTGCCGGGTATCGCCAATGCTGTCTATAATCAGCATCCAATAGCCCTTGTAGTACTAGATAATAGAACTACTGCTATGACTGGACATCAACCCCATCCTGGTACAGGCTTAACTGGCATGGGGGAACAGGTTCCCGGTTTGGATATAGAAAAAGTCTGCGAGGGTCTGGGTGTTCGATATGTAAAAACGGTCAATCCTTTTGATTCAATGGCTGATCTTGTAGCAGATATCCGACAGATGTTGGACTGGATACGTGAGAATCAAGCACCTGCTGTGATGATTTCAAAGGCTCCTTGTGCGCTTCTTACAGCTGCAGAACGAAGAAGAAAAGAGGAGCGCCCTTCCCCCTATTACGTCGATGAAGAGACTTGTACGGGGTGCAAAAGATGTCTCAATCGCTTGTCTTGTCCTGCCATGTATTTGGATACGGAAACAGGCAAAGCAGCCATTGACAAGGATCTCTGTAACTTCTGTGGTACTTGTGTGGATGTATGTCCTGTAGGAGCCATTATGCAGGAGGAATAAAGATGTCTAGTAATAATCGTAATACAATAAACATAGTGATTTCAGGTGTCGGAGGACAAGGTGTTCTCACCTTAGCAGAACTGTTGGCGAAAGCTGCCCTAAACGAGTCATATAACGTACGAGTCGGAGAAATTCATGGAATGGCTCAGCGGGGGGGACATGTAGTTTGTACTGTGAGGATTGGGCCAATGGCAAAAGGTCCTATCGTTGATGAAGGCTTTGCTGATATTTTGGTTGGCTTTGAGCCAGTAGAGACTCTTCGAGAAATAAGTAGAATCAAAAAAGATGGTCATGTTTTGATGAGTTCACATATTCAGTATCCGGTTGCGGTGTCAATGGGGAAGGCTGAGTATCCTTCAATTGATGAAATAACTTCGAACATAGAGAAGCTCACGAGCAATATTACTGAACTCGATGCAATGAATCTTGCAAAAGAAGCGGGAAGTTCTCGAGCAATGAATATGGTTCTTTTCGGTGCTATAGTAGCTACTGATTTGCTACCAATTACGAAAGAAACTGCAATTGATGTTGTGAAGAAGAAATTCCCTGGCAAATTCGAGGAAATCAATGTAAAGGCAATTGAATTGGGATTCTCTAAAGTTGTGAACTAGATTTAACTGATTCTAGATTTAAGAACTTGATCAATCATTCACATTCGAGTATCTACTCTGCTTCGCGAATAGCGGCAACAGCAACTTGCCCAAGTGAAACCCCTGCGTCTCCCGGAGGGACCTTTTTATGTATCAATGGTGTTTTCCCTACGGCTTCGATTTGTGATACTATTGCTTTTGTAAGAATACGATTTAGAGCAACGCCTCCTGAGAATCCAATGTGTTGTATATCTTCTTTGTCTGCTGTTCTAATAGCCAATTCAGCAAACCCCTTTCCGAGCGACCATTGAGCTGCATATGCGATTTCTCGCGGATCATATCCTTTTTTCTTCAATTCTACTACTGATTTCAAGAATTCAGTAGTATCCAGTTCTCTTCCTCTTCTTGTCTTTAAGTACACCGGTTCAATTTTCAAATCCGTCTCTCTTGCGTGAGCTTCAAGTTTCATTGGACACTCGCCATCGTAAGTGTTCTGAGAACAGACTCCAAGCGCCAATGAGATTGCATCTAGGACTCGTCCTGTACTGCTACTTGCTAAGGTGTTTATCTCATTCTCTATCATATCGATGAGCACTGAGATAGAATCTTTGGTTGCTATAGTATTTTTGCTTATTCGTGCATTTCCCACTAACCCAATGATTTCATCAATCGGAATCGAATTATGGAGAATACTCAAGAGCGCTCTCGTGCTGAACTTGGCTGAAAGATCCCCTCCCGGATATACTTGCTGCATTAAGCCGGATTCTCGCGAGTAGTCCAAAGCGTTACCTAACAGAATTTCCCCTCCCCATCCACTTCCATCACGTCCGTATCCATACCCATCGGCTGTAATACACACAATACGCGTATCAAGCTCTAATTCATGATCGACAAGTATGGAGGCTAGGTGGGCATGGTGGTGTTGCACGCGTTGTAGCGGTATGTCATTCATTCTGGCTTGTTCCTCGGCATATTCTGTACTTAGGAATTGAGGATGCAAATCACATGCGATAGCATCTAGATTTTCAATTCCTAGAAGATGTATCATATGTTGAATGGCTTCATCGAGAAATTCTAAGCTTTCAAGGCTATTTGTGTCGCCTATGTGTTGGGTCATATAGATATTGCCTGATTTAGAAATTGATGCTGTCGCCTTTTCTTCTGGTCCGACTCCCAATATGTTTATTTCTTTGAATGATTTCTTCAACGGAATTGGATTTGGAACAAAACCCCGCGAGCGTCTTATGAAGACCGCATTCTCTTTGTGAACGACTTTCAAAACAGAATCGTCGGCTCGTTGATCAATCTCCCGATCATGAACCAGAAAGTAGTCAGCTATATTGGTAAGCTCTGAGAGAATAGTCCTTGGGTCTTTGTACATTGGTATGCCACTTGGATTGGCACTTGTCATTACGAATGCAGGTTCTTGACTGAAATGAAAAAGTAGATGATGTAGCGGTGCATAGGGCAACATAACCCCCACTGTATCCAACCCAGGAGCTATTTCTTCAAGCGACTTGGCTGGTATTTCGCTAATTGCTCCATGATTTTTCATTATTGGTATTTCTTTCTTTTTGATTAGTACAATAGGCCGCCTCCATGACTCGAGTAATTCCCTTTCATATACTGAAGGAACAAGGAATTGATTCATTCTCTCTATGCTCTCTGTCATGATTGCAAAAGGTTGATTTCGCCTTTGTTTTCTGCTTCTCAATTTCCTAATTGGTTCCAATTCCGTAGTTTTTGTAGCAAGATGTGTTCCTGTAATCCCTTGTATTGCAACAATAGATCCGTTTGCTAGTAGTCGAACAGTCTCAGATACTGCTTCATGTCCGCGTGCAATTTCTTTTTCATTGCTTACGAGTTTGTATGTGGGACCACATTTGGGACAAGCTGTAGTTTGAGCATGATACCGACGATTTAATGGGTTGGTGTAACCTGTATTACAATTATTACAAAGTGGAAATTCATCCATGGTTGTGTTTGGCCTATCATATGGCAAGTCGGTTATGGTGGAGAATCTAGGTCCACAAGCTGCACAAGCTGTAAAGGGATAAAGGTACCAACGCGAAGAGGGATCTAACATTTCCTCTATGCAATTATGGCAAACAGCTATATCTGGTGGAATCTCGGGTGCTGCATCTTCGCTTCTTTTTTCCGATGATTTCACGATTTCAAAATCACTGTATTTATCTTCCGCTTCTCTCCATTCAATGTCAAGCGATTCAATGCGGGATATCGATGGTGGATTATGGTTCAATTCATTGATTAGATTCAGGATACTCTGGCGATTACCTTCTGCTATTATCTTTACACCAGCATCTCCGAGGTTCAAAACATATCCTTTCAGAGATTCTCTCTTGGCTACACGGTAAATGAATGGCCTGAATCCCACTCCCTGTACAATTCCAGTGACATGGATTTCAGCCCTTACTGTCAATCTTGGATGGACCTCTGTTGAATCTATCAATACTCATGATATTAATTCAATGAAGTGGCAATAGCATTCGAATCTAGTCTGTTATGGTTTTGTGGTGTACTGTCCACTATTTTTGTTATACATGCTCTTAAGGTTCAATGCGTATATGATAACTGATTCGCATTGACTGGTCGTGGAACGAAAAACAATATACACATCAATAGAGGAAAACCAAAGGCAACACCCTCCATCCTTGCATCCATACCCCAATGTCTGCGCACAGCACTCATGGAGAAAATAGATGAATCGAAAGAGTGCAAGAATTCCCTTTTGATATCGAGCAATACTCTTGCAAATCGATTCATTCTTAATCAGTGGGGCATACGACCATCTCAACGCAGGCAGTACACGAATCTCTTCTCAGTCGTTCGTGAGAGATGTAGAACTCTATTCAATTACTATTCAAAAAGACGAAAAATACAATGGAACGATGGCGAAAAGAGTTACTATTTCGGTGTTCATCGTTTTGATAAGGTTCGGGGGAATGTGATTCTTCGATTCGTGTCAATTCCCCCTGATAGACAATGGGCCTTTTAGCTTTTTGTATTATCTGTATTACAAACTATTTTGAGAATCTTAGATTCCATCTTTTCTTCTTGTGAGCGATTAGCTTAAGTTGATTAGGAAGAATCCCGTATACGGAACTGTATCCGTAGAAACACACAGATGTTTGCCCCATCAATCAGCACTCATAACGCCTTAAATTCAAAATGAGGATTTATGAACGGTGATACAAAAAACCACGTGAAGAAACAACATCTGGTCCACTGAGGTTGAATTAAGTTGAGCGAAGAAGAAGAACTGAAACACATTGCCAGGAATGCGAGACAGGTACTGAAGGAACCCCTTCTCAAATCATTGTTACCGAAATCCAGTCTTACAAATACGCAACTGGAGACACTACTCATCGATATTGTTGTAGAAGACAAGTATGGAGATCACATTACCTATGATGAAAAGGCCAATTTGAGATCTAATTCAACAAGTGAAGGAATGGGTGTAACAAGAGGGGCTTTCAATAGAACACTGAAGCAAGCACGACGAAACGTTACTGAATGTCTATACACCATGCTTCTTCTAGCCTATCTAGGTCTCTTTGATTATACGATTTTCAGACCTTTTGAGGAAGTAGCAACCAGAATCGGCAACTACCGGAGGATTAGGGAAACGCTAGCTGGGAAGCGAAGTATTTCAGAAGAAGAGCTAGAGAGTTATACAGCTACCGAGAAAACACTCCAAAATGCTATAGATCAGCTAGCTAGCTCTCTACCTATGAAAACAACTCTCTCTAAAAAGCAATCTAACTTATCAGAATGAGATGTACTAATGACCGTATTAAACGTATTACAACAAAATACTGCGATAAACATCAAATTTCTTTCCCAGCTCGATTTCTATGGAACTGGTACATATGTTAAAACTAGCCGGATTACAACAGTCGACTTACGAAGAAAAATGCTCGAGTGTGCCAAGTCGATGATGGTGCCGGATTACCGGAGCTCTGCCCATCAACTCTTCGATCTCGCTATTGGAACTTCTTAGAGGTATGTGGTTTGTTGAGGAGATAGAAATGCCAACATCGTATACGTAGAGTCAAGGGGAACTAACCTGCATCCGGTTAGGTTACCACGCATCAATCTGACACACTCA
Protein-coding regions in this window:
- the iorA gene encoding indolepyruvate ferredoxin oxidoreductase subunit alpha yields the protein MTKVDTLLEDTPGKEVLLLANEAIARGVLESAVRLVALYPGTPSSEIGNNLARMAPHLENFYFEFSSNEKVAMEVAGAAAISGARSMMVCKGPGLNVAADPFFSLAYVGVRAGMVIVVADDPSMWSSQNENDSRYYALMGNMPMLEPADPIEAKEMLHKAYEYSERLELPFLLRTTTRVNHTRAPIIYDDIPARPETVSFEKDPFRFVPVPAVARKRHPWLLEQIEKAREISNSSELNFFESSGDFGIITSGVSYNYVLEALSTMEIDAEILKIGMSHPVPDEKIKELLGRHERIVIVEELQPFLETHARRIAQLQEINVTILGKEQDYFPEVYEYTPKIVMNAFSKMMNRESPVDWEDIEDTKKELPELPPRPPLLCPGCPHRATYYAIRTATRGKAIYPSDIGCYTLSISPPLETADILFDMGSSVTTACGIARVTDQDVVASIGDSTFFASGLPGIANAVYNQHPIALVVLDNRTTAMTGHQPHPGTGLTGMGEQVPGLDIEKVCEGLGVRYVKTVNPFDSMADLVADIRQMLDWIRENQAPAVMISKAPCALLTAAERRRKEERPSPYYVDEETCTGCKRCLNRLSCPAMYLDTETGKAAIDKDLCNFCGTCVDVCPVGAIMQEE
- a CDS encoding indolepyruvate ferredoxin oxidoreductase subunit beta: MSSNNRNTINIVISGVGGQGVLTLAELLAKAALNESYNVRVGEIHGMAQRGGHVVCTVRIGPMAKGPIVDEGFADILVGFEPVETLREISRIKKDGHVLMSSHIQYPVAVSMGKAEYPSIDEITSNIEKLTSNITELDAMNLAKEAGSSRAMNMVLFGAIVATDLLPITKETAIDVVKKKFPGKFEEINVKAIELGFSKVVN
- the hypF gene encoding carbamoyltransferase HypF, coding for MIDSTEVHPRLTVRAEIHVTGIVQGVGFRPFIYRVAKRESLKGYVLNLGDAGVKIIAEGNRQSILNLINELNHNPPSISRIESLDIEWREAEDKYSDFEIVKSSEKRSEDAAPEIPPDIAVCHNCIEEMLDPSSRWYLYPFTACAACGPRFSTITDLPYDRPNTTMDEFPLCNNCNTGYTNPLNRRYHAQTTACPKCGPTYKLVSNEKEIARGHEAVSETVRLLANGSIVAIQGITGTHLATKTTELEPIRKLRSRKQRRNQPFAIMTESIERMNQFLVPSVYERELLESWRRPIVLIKKKEIPIMKNHGAISEIPAKSLEEIAPGLDTVGVMLPYAPLHHLLFHFSQEPAFVMTSANPSGIPMYKDPRTILSELTNIADYFLVHDREIDQRADDSVLKVVHKENAVFIRRSRGFVPNPIPLKKSFKEINILGVGPEEKATASISKSGNIYMTQHIGDTNSLESLEFLDEAIQHMIHLLGIENLDAIACDLHPQFLSTEYAEEQARMNDIPLQRVQHHHAHLASILVDHELELDTRIVCITADGYGYGRDGSGWGGEILLGNALDYSRESGLMQQVYPGGDLSAKFSTRALLSILHNSIPIDEIIGLVGNARISKNTIATKDSISVLIDMIENEINTLASSSTGRVLDAISLALGVCSQNTYDGECPMKLEAHARETDLKIEPVYLKTRRGRELDTTEFLKSVVELKKKGYDPREIAYAAQWSLGKGFAELAIRTADKEDIQHIGFSGGVALNRILTKAIVSQIEAVGKTPLIHKKVPPGDAGVSLGQVAVAAIREAE